A single region of the Pseudomonas sp. PDM14 genome encodes:
- a CDS encoding SGNH/GDSL hydrolase family protein: MRNHVRNILLACLFSAPALVLAAEAPFTQPTLQHNPVAQSVLGQAEQGKPLSVLFVGNSYTFYNDLPKMVQQMSVDAGQARPLQVKDVTFGGASLQAHWQRGEVQKTIASQHWDYVVIQDFSTMPVDNPELTRQYVRLVSAAARKAGAQPILYLTWARQNNPAMQTQLDSVYTGLASETHALLAPVGQAWQKALASQPQPALFIDDGSHPSYTGSYLTASVFYALIYGTQPPAPSAAQAARFERAKAADLQQVAWNSLQSLDVALRTVPAELAAAGIQATR; encoded by the coding sequence ATGCGAAATCATGTTCGTAACATCCTGCTGGCCTGCCTGTTCTCGGCGCCGGCCCTGGTCCTTGCGGCCGAAGCACCGTTCACCCAGCCCACCCTGCAGCACAACCCCGTGGCCCAGTCCGTGCTCGGTCAGGCCGAACAGGGCAAGCCGCTGAGCGTGCTGTTCGTGGGCAACAGCTACACCTTCTACAACGACCTGCCGAAGATGGTGCAGCAGATGTCCGTCGACGCCGGCCAGGCGCGCCCGCTGCAGGTCAAGGACGTCACCTTCGGCGGTGCCAGCCTGCAGGCCCACTGGCAGCGTGGCGAGGTGCAGAAGACCATCGCCAGCCAGCACTGGGACTACGTGGTGATCCAGGATTTCAGCACCATGCCGGTGGACAACCCCGAGCTGACCCGCCAGTACGTGCGCCTGGTCAGCGCCGCGGCACGCAAGGCCGGCGCCCAGCCGATCCTCTACCTGACCTGGGCGCGGCAGAACAACCCGGCCATGCAGACCCAGCTGGACAGCGTCTATACCGGCCTGGCCAGCGAGACCCACGCGCTGCTGGCGCCGGTCGGCCAGGCCTGGCAGAAGGCCCTGGCCAGCCAGCCGCAGCCGGCATTGTTCATCGATGACGGCAGCCACCCGTCGTACACCGGCTCGTACCTCACCGCCTCGGTGTTCTACGCGCTGATCTACGGCACCCAGCCGCCCGCGCCGTCGGCGGCCCAGGCCGCGCGTTTCGAACGCGCCAAGGCCGCTGACCTGCAGCAGGTGGCGTGGAACTCCCTGCAGTCGCTCGACGTGGCCCTGCGCACCGTACCGGCCGAACTCGCCGCGGCGGGCATTCAGGCCACCCGCTAA
- the hrpA gene encoding ATP-dependent RNA helicase HrpA, with product MTDAVPAIDPLLKNLSQTLLADRHRLRRQLHELHKAGHADEAKLAQWLERFQASVAKVEARKRSVPAMRYDDSLPIAAKRDEIKKALQEHQVLVIAGETGSGKTTQLPKICLEIGRGVHGLIGHTQPRRLAARSVATRVAEEIGTPLGELVGYQVRFEDQSKDSTLVKLMTDGILLAETQHDRYLEKYDTIIVDEAHERSLNIDFLLGYLKTLLPRRPDLKVIITSATIDLERFSKHFNGAPIVEVSGRTYPVDTWYRPLAAEVDEEGESLLDDLTVDQGILAALDEIAAHEKAEGKRPGDVLIFLPGEREIRDAAEVLRKANLRFTEVLPLYARLTPAEQQKIFAPMSGRKIVLATNVAETSLTVPGIRYVIDSGTARISRYSYRAKVQRLPIEAISQASANQRKGRCGRVEPGICVRLYSEEDFLGRPAFTDPEILRTNLAAVILQMLHLRLGTIEDFPFIEPPDGKAISDGFNLLQELSAVNRESQLTPLGRQLARLPIDPRLGRMVLEAAKLGSLDEILIVASALSVQDPRERPMERQQAADQAHAQWKDVDSDFAALINLWRGFEEKRQELGSSPLRNWCKKNFLNYMRLREWRDSHRQLVLIARELQLAESKRGQTANAEPASRRSELARDQRGVGQAPSGQDRRDAAPQQAGSYTPAEQPTTDTKVNVILREQAEASEAAQRAKGYAAVHKAILSGLLSQIGQKTEDGDYLGARQRRFWIHPSSVIGRKKPTWVMAAELVETTKLFARQVAKIEPDWIEPLAGHLIKKNHFEPHWEKKRGQVVAFEQVTLYGLIVVGRRPVHYGPVDPVASRELFIREGLVRGEINSRAKCLNANRLLLERLDELEAKARRRDILADEETLFAYYEARIPAEINQAATFEHWYKSESAKNPQLLIMREEDVLARDAKEVTAQQYPDILHIGELQLPLTYHFEPNHPRDGVTLRVPAPLLPQLPPERLEWLVPGLLEAKAIALVRNLPKALRKNFVPVPDFVGAALSKLTFGQGSLPDSLGRELQRMTGARVSEEAWVEAAAQLDSHLKMNLEVVDAKGKFLGEGRDLAELCARFAEASQAALAIPQTDKAQQPVQAKAFAEVAEKTQQKIAGLSMTVFPALVEEGGVVKEGRFPTQAEAEYQHRRALQRLLLQQLNEPAKFLRNKLPGLTDLGLLYRDLGRVEALVEDILLASLDSCILDGEATLPRDGAALAALAEKKRGAWADHAERLAKLTLDILKLWHGLQKRFKGKIDLAQAMALNDIKAQLANLVYPGFVRETPAEWLKEVPRYLKAIEQRLDKIGSQVQRDRVWAGELAGYWEQYQARLAKHAQEGKRDANLALYRWMLEEYRVSLFAQQLGTKLAVSDKRLSKQWSAVES from the coding sequence ATGACCGACGCCGTTCCCGCCATCGACCCCCTCCTGAAGAACCTCTCGCAGACCCTGCTGGCCGACCGCCATCGGTTGCGCCGGCAGTTGCACGAGCTGCACAAGGCCGGCCACGCCGACGAGGCCAAGCTGGCGCAGTGGCTGGAGCGCTTCCAGGCTTCCGTGGCCAAGGTCGAGGCGCGCAAGCGCAGCGTGCCGGCCATGCGCTACGACGACAGCCTGCCAATCGCTGCCAAACGCGACGAGATCAAGAAGGCGCTGCAGGAACACCAGGTGCTGGTGATCGCCGGCGAAACCGGTTCGGGCAAGACCACCCAGCTGCCGAAGATCTGCCTGGAGATCGGCCGTGGCGTGCATGGCCTGATCGGCCACACCCAGCCGCGCCGTCTGGCCGCGCGCAGCGTCGCCACCCGGGTGGCCGAGGAAATCGGCACGCCGCTCGGCGAGCTGGTCGGCTACCAGGTGCGCTTCGAGGACCAGAGCAAGGACAGCACGCTGGTCAAGCTGATGACCGACGGCATCCTGCTGGCCGAGACCCAGCACGACCGCTACCTGGAAAAATACGACACCATCATTGTCGACGAGGCCCACGAGCGTTCGCTGAACATCGACTTCCTCCTTGGCTACCTGAAGACCCTGCTGCCGCGCCGGCCCGATCTCAAGGTGATCATCACCTCGGCGACCATCGACCTGGAGCGCTTCAGCAAACACTTCAATGGGGCGCCGATTGTTGAGGTCTCCGGGCGCACCTACCCGGTGGACACCTGGTACCGTCCGCTGGCCGCCGAAGTGGACGAGGAGGGCGAGAGCCTGCTCGACGACCTCACCGTCGACCAGGGCATCCTCGCTGCGTTGGATGAGATCGCTGCCCATGAGAAGGCCGAGGGCAAGCGCCCCGGCGACGTGCTGATCTTCCTGCCCGGCGAACGCGAGATCCGCGATGCCGCCGAAGTGCTGCGCAAGGCCAACCTGCGTTTCACCGAAGTGCTGCCGTTGTATGCGCGACTGACCCCGGCCGAGCAGCAGAAGATCTTCGCGCCCATGAGCGGGCGCAAGATCGTGCTGGCCACCAACGTCGCCGAGACTTCGCTGACCGTGCCGGGCATCCGCTACGTGATCGACAGCGGCACCGCGCGGATCAGCCGCTACAGCTACCGCGCCAAGGTCCAGCGCCTGCCCATCGAGGCCATTTCCCAGGCCAGCGCCAATCAGCGCAAGGGCCGTTGTGGCCGCGTCGAGCCGGGTATCTGCGTGCGCCTGTACAGCGAGGAGGATTTCCTTGGCCGCCCGGCCTTTACCGATCCGGAAATCCTGCGTACCAACCTGGCCGCGGTGATCCTGCAGATGCTCCATCTGCGCCTGGGCACCATCGAGGATTTCCCCTTTATCGAGCCGCCGGATGGCAAGGCCATCAGCGACGGTTTCAACCTGTTGCAGGAGCTCTCGGCGGTCAACCGCGAGAGCCAGCTCACCCCGCTCGGCCGCCAGCTGGCGCGCCTGCCCATCGACCCGCGCCTGGGGCGCATGGTGCTGGAAGCGGCCAAGCTCGGTAGCCTGGACGAGATTCTCATCGTCGCCTCGGCGCTGTCCGTACAGGACCCGCGCGAGCGGCCGATGGAGCGCCAGCAGGCCGCCGACCAGGCCCATGCACAGTGGAAGGACGTGGATTCCGACTTCGCCGCGCTGATCAACCTGTGGCGCGGCTTCGAGGAGAAGCGCCAGGAGCTGGGCAGCAGCCCGCTGCGCAACTGGTGCAAGAAGAACTTCCTCAACTACATGCGCCTGCGCGAATGGCGCGACTCGCACCGCCAACTGGTGCTGATCGCCCGCGAGCTGCAGCTGGCGGAGAGCAAACGGGGCCAGACCGCCAACGCCGAACCCGCTTCCCGTAGGAGCGAGCTTGCTCGCGATCAGCGTGGTGTCGGTCAGGCACCGAGCGGGCAGGATCGTCGGGATGCCGCACCACAGCAAGCAGGCTCCTACACACCAGCAGAGCAACCGACCACCGACACCAAGGTCAACGTGATCCTTCGCGAGCAGGCCGAGGCCAGCGAAGCGGCGCAGCGCGCCAAGGGCTACGCCGCGGTGCACAAGGCGATCCTGTCCGGCCTGCTCAGCCAGATCGGCCAGAAGACCGAGGACGGCGACTACCTCGGCGCGCGCCAGCGGCGTTTCTGGATTCACCCCTCCAGCGTGATCGGGCGCAAGAAGCCGACCTGGGTGATGGCTGCCGAACTGGTGGAAACCACCAAGCTGTTTGCCCGTCAGGTGGCCAAGATCGAGCCGGACTGGATCGAGCCGCTGGCCGGCCACCTGATCAAGAAGAACCACTTCGAGCCGCACTGGGAGAAGAAGCGCGGCCAGGTGGTGGCCTTCGAGCAGGTCACCCTGTACGGCCTGATCGTGGTCGGCCGGCGCCCGGTGCACTACGGCCCGGTCGACCCGGTGGCCTCGCGCGAGCTGTTCATCCGCGAAGGCCTGGTGCGCGGCGAAATCAACAGCCGCGCCAAGTGCCTGAACGCCAACCGCCTGCTGCTGGAACGGCTCGACGAGCTGGAGGCCAAGGCGCGGCGCCGCGACATCCTCGCCGACGAGGAAACCCTGTTCGCCTACTACGAGGCGCGCATCCCGGCCGAGATCAACCAGGCCGCCACCTTCGAGCACTGGTACAAGAGCGAGAGCGCGAAGAACCCGCAGCTGCTGATCATGCGCGAGGAAGACGTGCTGGCCCGTGACGCCAAGGAAGTCACCGCCCAGCAGTACCCGGACATCCTGCACATCGGCGAGCTGCAACTGCCGCTCACCTACCATTTCGAGCCCAACCACCCGCGCGATGGCGTGACCCTGCGCGTGCCAGCACCGTTGCTGCCGCAACTGCCGCCCGAGCGCCTGGAATGGCTGGTGCCCGGCCTGCTGGAAGCCAAGGCCATCGCCCTGGTGCGCAACCTGCCCAAGGCGCTGCGCAAGAACTTCGTGCCGGTGCCGGACTTCGTCGGTGCTGCGCTGAGCAAGCTCACCTTCGGCCAGGGCAGCCTGCCGGACAGCCTCGGCCGCGAGCTGCAGCGCATGACTGGTGCGCGGGTTTCCGAGGAAGCCTGGGTCGAGGCCGCTGCGCAGCTCGACAGCCACCTGAAGATGAACCTGGAAGTGGTCGACGCCAAGGGCAAGTTCCTCGGCGAAGGCCGCGACCTGGCCGAGCTGTGTGCGCGCTTCGCCGAAGCCAGTCAGGCCGCGCTGGCCATCCCCCAGACGGACAAGGCGCAGCAGCCGGTGCAGGCCAAGGCCTTCGCCGAAGTCGCCGAGAAGACCCAGCAGAAGATTGCCGGGCTCTCCATGACCGTGTTCCCGGCGCTGGTGGAAGAGGGCGGGGTGGTCAAGGAAGGGCGCTTCCCGACCCAGGCCGAAGCCGAGTACCAGCACCGCCGCGCCCTGCAGCGCCTGCTGCTGCAACAGCTCAACGAGCCTGCGAAGTTCCTGCGCAACAAGCTGCCAGGGCTGACCGACCTGGGCCTGCTCTACCGCGACCTGGGCCGCGTCGAGGCACTGGTCGAGGACATCCTCCTGGCCAGCCTGGACAGCTGCATCCTCGACGGCGAGGCGACCTTGCCGCGCGATGGTGCCGCCCTGGCTGCCCTGGCCGAGAAAAAGCGCGGCGCCTGGGCCGATCACGCCGAGCGCCTGGCCAAACTGACCCTGGATATCCTCAAGCTGTGGCACGGCCTGCAGAAGCGCTTCAAGGGCAAGATCGACCTGGCCCAGGCCATGGCCCTCAATGACATCAAGGCGCAGCTGGCCAACCTGGTGTATCCCGGCTTCGTCCGCGAAACCCCGGCCGAATGGCTCAAGGAAGTGCCGCGCTACCTCAAGGCCATCGAGCAGCGCCTGGACAAGATCGGCAGCCAGGTACAGCGCGACCGCGTCTGGGCTGGCGAGCTGGCCGGCTACTGGGAGCAGTACCAGGCGCGCCTGGCCAAGCACGCCCAGGAGGGCAAGCGCGACGCCAACCTGGCGCTGTACCGCTGGATGCTCGAGGAGTACCGCGTGTCGCTGTTCGCCCAGCAACTGGGCACGAAACTGGCGGTGTCCGACAAGCGCCTGAGCAAGCAGTGGAGTGCGGTGGAGAGCTGA
- a CDS encoding HlyD family secretion protein → MSDSISRPSNPVLLPGLALLLGLGVWGVWHLLLAERHEQGTNDAFVSADYTLVAPKVSGFIDEVLVQDNQRVKAGELLARIDDRDYRAALDGARAEVASAQAQLANAQATLDRQQSLIDQVHATLQADRAEVLFAERERERYERLVGRGAGTVQNSQQAQSRYDSARAKQQENRAGLLATQKQTDILAAQRDAASAALQRALANQERAELDLSHTQLRAPVAGMVGRRAVRVGAYVKPGDVLLAVVPLEQAYVVANFQETQLDHMRPGQVVSIRVDSFPDEVLRGHVQSLAPATGVTFAAIAPDNATGNFTKVVQRIPVKIVLDPDQPLIGHLRVGMSVDARVDTAATVDGLACNDDGCQAQQPLAERRPNQSADAT, encoded by the coding sequence ATGAGCGATTCCATCTCGCGCCCATCCAACCCCGTCCTGCTGCCCGGCCTGGCGCTGCTTCTCGGCCTCGGCGTGTGGGGCGTCTGGCACCTGCTGCTGGCCGAGCGCCATGAGCAGGGCACCAACGATGCCTTCGTCAGCGCCGACTACACCCTGGTGGCGCCGAAGGTCTCGGGCTTCATCGACGAGGTGCTGGTGCAGGACAACCAGCGGGTCAAGGCCGGCGAGTTGCTGGCGCGCATCGATGACCGCGACTACCGCGCCGCGCTGGATGGTGCGCGCGCCGAAGTGGCCAGCGCCCAGGCGCAACTGGCCAATGCCCAGGCCACCCTGGACCGCCAGCAGTCGCTGATCGACCAGGTACACGCCACCCTGCAGGCCGACCGCGCCGAAGTGCTGTTCGCCGAGCGCGAGCGCGAACGCTACGAACGCCTGGTCGGGCGCGGCGCCGGCACCGTGCAGAATTCGCAGCAGGCGCAGAGCCGCTACGACAGTGCCCGCGCCAAGCAGCAGGAAAACCGGGCCGGCCTGCTGGCCACGCAGAAGCAGACCGACATTCTCGCCGCCCAGCGCGACGCCGCCAGTGCCGCCCTGCAGCGCGCCCTGGCCAATCAGGAACGGGCCGAACTGGACCTGTCGCACACCCAGTTGCGCGCGCCGGTGGCCGGTATGGTCGGCCGCCGCGCGGTGCGCGTCGGGGCCTACGTGAAGCCGGGCGATGTGCTGCTGGCCGTGGTGCCGCTGGAGCAGGCCTACGTGGTGGCCAACTTCCAGGAAACCCAGCTCGACCACATGCGCCCCGGCCAGGTCGTCAGCATCCGCGTCGACAGCTTTCCCGACGAAGTCCTGCGTGGCCATGTGCAGAGCCTGGCGCCGGCGACCGGGGTGACCTTCGCGGCCATTGCTCCCGACAACGCCACCGGCAACTTCACCAAGGTGGTGCAGCGGATCCCGGTGAAGATCGTGCTTGACCCGGACCAGCCGCTGATCGGCCACCTGCGGGTCGGCATGTCGGTGGATGCGCGGGTCGATACCGCGGCCACCGTCGACGGCCTGGCCTGCAACGACGATGGCTGCCAGGCGCAGCAACCGCTGGCCGAGCGCCGTCCGAACCAGAGCGCGGACGCCACCTAG
- a CDS encoding methyl-accepting chemotaxis protein: MLGQQSETDQAATAINEMSATVFHIAQHAADTRDQSTEADRLSGAGREVVDRAGHAIASLSQGVQQTAEMVQRLAEDSQTIGGMVDTIHGIAEQTNLLALNAAIEAARAGEMGRGFAVVADEVRNLAKRVQESTNEITRMIGNLQAGTRDAVDFMHESSIKADQCVQETGATGEALATIAHAVALMRESNTQIAVAAEQQSQVAEEMTRSIVGIRDVTERTVQQTLDSANTSAELVGLASELSKAIGQLKL, translated from the coding sequence ATGCTCGGTCAGCAGAGCGAGACCGACCAGGCCGCTACCGCGATCAACGAGATGTCCGCCACGGTGTTCCACATTGCCCAGCACGCCGCCGATACCCGTGACCAGTCCACCGAGGCCGACCGCCTCAGCGGCGCCGGACGTGAAGTGGTCGACCGTGCCGGCCATGCCATCGCCAGCCTCTCGCAAGGCGTGCAGCAGACCGCGGAAATGGTCCAGCGCCTGGCCGAAGACAGCCAGACCATCGGCGGCATGGTTGACACCATCCACGGCATCGCCGAACAGACCAACCTGCTGGCGCTCAACGCCGCCATCGAAGCGGCACGCGCCGGCGAGATGGGCCGTGGCTTCGCCGTGGTCGCCGATGAAGTACGCAACCTGGCCAAGCGCGTGCAGGAGTCGACCAACGAGATCACCCGCATGATCGGCAACCTGCAGGCCGGCACCCGCGACGCGGTGGACTTCATGCATGAAAGCTCGATCAAGGCTGACCAGTGCGTGCAAGAAACCGGCGCCACCGGCGAGGCCCTGGCGACCATCGCCCACGCAGTGGCGCTGATGCGCGAGAGCAACACGCAGATCGCCGTGGCCGCTGAACAGCAAAGCCAGGTGGCCGAGGAGATGACCCGTTCCATCGTCGGCATCCGTGATGTCACCGAACGCACCGTGCAACAGACCCTCGACTCGGCCAACACCAGCGCCGAGCTGGTCGGCCTGGCCAGCGAGCTGAGCAAGGCCATCGGCCAGCTCAAGCTCTGA